Genomic segment of Musa acuminata AAA Group cultivar baxijiao unplaced genomic scaffold, Cavendish_Baxijiao_AAA HiC_scaffold_946, whole genome shotgun sequence:
GgcaaaatttttgaaatgatacCCTTATTCCCATGTCTTCCAGCTACTTTATCACCTACTTTGATTTCACGTTTCTGTGAAATATATACACGAATCATTTCTGAATTATAACAGGAACCCCCCTTTTTCCGGATCCATCTCACATCAATAACGCGACCTCTTCCGCCTATAGGTAGTTTTAGAGAAGTTTCTTTTGCAGTGGATACCTGAATTCCAAGTATGGCTCGTAATAATCTATCCTCTGGAGCATACGACGATTCGTTTGCTGTCTGAGGTGTTAATTTACCTACtaaaatatcacctgtttctaccCAAGATCCCAGCATCACAACTCCATTTCTGTCTAAATTGCGGAGTAAATGAGCCTCTAGATGTGGTATTTCCTTAGTGATTCTTTCAGGTCCTTGGCTTGTCACATGAGTCTGAATTTCATATTTCCGGATGTGAAAAGAAGTATAAATATCTTCATATACCAGACGTTCGCTAATTAGTACTGCGTCTTCAGAATTGTAACCCTCCCATGGCATATAAGCTACTAATACGTTTTTTCCTAAAGCAAGTTCCCCCCCAACTGTAGCCGCACCGTCCGctaaaatttgtccttttttaatGCATTTACCCCGCGGAACCTGAGGTTTTTGATGCATACAAGTATTTTTGTTGGAACGTTGATAGATAACTAATGGAATACTTATACTTATAGTAGTGTCCCCATTACTTGATAAAATGATCTTGTGAGGGTCAGTATAAATGATCTTTCCCTCGTGTTCGGCTATAGCGGAAACCCCCGAATCCAGAGCCGTTTGGCGTTCCAGTCCAGTTCCAACAATGCACCTCTCGGACTGAGAAAGCGGAACTGCTTGGCGCTGCATATTAGAACTCATTAAAGCCCGATTCGCATCATTATGCTCGATAAAAGGAATGAGGGAAGCTCCAATAGAAAAATATTGGAAGGGAAAAATACTTCTAAGATGAATCTGTTCCCATGCAATAGTCAGGAACTCTTGACGGTATCGGGCTGGAACAACCTGTTCTTCCTGAATACCCCGATTCAAGGCCAAAGAATTTCCCGCTGCTACCATATAATATTCATCTCTATTTGGTGATAAATAAACTATCTGTGCCTCTTTTGATCTTTCAGATATTTCATAAAATGGACTCTCTATAGATCCCCAATGGCCAATCCTCACATGAATGGCTAAGGATCCAATAAGTCCAACATTGATTCCTTCGGACGTGTCAATTGGACAAATACGTCCATAGTGGCTAGGATGAATATCTCGTATCCGAAAACTAGCAGTTCGCCCCGTCAATCCTCCAGGACCCAAATAACTCAATTTTCGCCCATGAACGATTTGTGTCAATGGATTAGTTCGATCCAAAACTTGAGATAAAGGATGTAGGCCAAAAAACGATTCATAAGTGGTTGTTAATGAAGTTGAAGTTACCAAATTTTGAGGAGTCGGTATCAATTTATGCCGAATTGCTCCACATATAGTTCCTCGAACCGCATTTTCTAAACGAACAAGAGCCAGTCCGAATTGATCCTGTAACAGATCCGCTATAGAACGAATCCGTTTATTTTTCAAGTGATTCATATCGTCAAGTGTACCCATTCCAAATTTAATTCCGATCAAATGATCCGCAGCAGCCAATACATCTCGTGGTAATAAAAATGTATTGTTCTGAGGTATATCAAGATTCAGTCTCCGGTTCATAtttcgtcgaccaatccttcctaATTCACATCTTTGTTGAAAAAATTTCTTTTGTAATTCTTTACATAAAGACTCAGAAAATACCGGATCCCCGCCTACACAAGCAAATTGTTGATAAAATTCcaaaatagcattttcttttgacccaatcttttttttctccttatcattcgggaaagacaagaaaatttcagggtaacaaacattatctagaatttctcttagattcgaacccatagctgatgatagaattagaatagatattttttgtttcctacttacacgggcccatatccttgcttttctatcaatttctaattccgatcttcctccccaatctgatattattgtgctggtatagacagaaattccgttatggtccaattctgaacggtagtaaataccaggactttgcaatatttgattgatcacaattctgtatattccatttactataaaggttcccagggaattcattaggggaatgtttccaataaaaacggtttgttcttgcatatctctaccggttttccaaattaatcccgcgggtacatataattcagaagaatatgtgagtgattcatacacagcatctctttcgtttatcaagggttctaccaattgatatctttccacaaataatttaaattcaatttcttgatctgtatcttcaatttttggaaacttatgaaattcttccgtcaagccctcattaatgaacctacaaaatccctcaaattggatctgactaaatccaggtattgtggacattccctcatttccatcattccggagcatcttaatcttaagtttcctgtttattgaaaaatcccattattagctcactatttatcgaaccatacggatcgatctagcaatgatggaatgtatattctgtttactgaatcacatgaaattttagccaactccatataccatatatgtatttcatacgtatgaacggaaatgagacagaggaatgaagagcattttcgacgcaagttcgaatttgcgacaggtacaacaggaacaatatagagtttccctttttagcatacttaattttatttGAGTTTCATTTCATGTTCAAAAAAAATTTCGAATTATTTTTTTGCTAGTAGAATATATAGAATATGATTGAATTGCGTAATAGGAGTAATATTTATTAAGTGCATGCCAATATAGCTATCTACCTGTCCGCATATCACATCTTTTATCGTAATTTCACTTGTGGCAACAGAAGTCAGGTCGCACTATATCATAATTCCTATTTTTTCTATTGCATatagaaaatgaaaaaagaaggcacgacgattctctatagggatatgggatatgtacataagagcggtatctgtgtaacaatttctgttttgaggtttacatatacacatatatattgttataatttatattgttataattgaaattgaaaaagattgattattgaaaataattgatactgaattagtcataaatcaatttgattttgttatgccattaaggaaacgcaacaatttgagatacaaattgaagaacctttcgctaattcaaaacaacaaaacaaatagttaatggttccaatttgccctgaatttttcagtctttgaccagaaatctattttttatcttatttggatcgaatttggtttggcgacatggccaagtggtaaggcgggggactgcaaatcctttatccccagttcaaatctgggtgtcgcctgatcaacaaaaaacttgggatttcttattctgctgatttaactcgacgaattctgtccccggagaaggagaggcaaaaggataagcctatcgatactttatttttagaatctgtagttctataaagaaagtcaatttttttaaagaaagtcaatttttttctaaaaatccgggctttgggtgtggcccaaaccggtacaaatagggatgaagtaagccttacttattaatatgattatgattttaatatgattatgattggttcggacatttattttataagtagaataaataaatagtgaaagtaaattctgggattcaaaactacgaaagtaagaggtcggaaatcttggtatccaaaggttcctaaaggacactccatttttgctactaggattgaagaagagattgtacgaaagactatcaagaattcCTAATTATTTTACACTACCACCGTTGTGTCTACTGACTCTGTCTGGAATTCGATTGGATAGGCTGATGGGAAATCAATTTAGAAGTTGTGGAAAGGACTGAAGATACTTTGTATCCAGACTCACGAGAGTCTCTGAGTACTCAAACATTCAATCAGGATAGTTGGTCGGCTCTTATTGAGTAAAGAGTAAAAGTAAAagttgaagaaacaaaaaaatttctttgcCCGTGTAGGAATTTCTTTGCCCGTGTAAGATAGGGGGAttacgaaaaaaagaaagaatgtatgtaatactggtgatggtgtctccccattctttcacaaaaaaaacagtaaggcttagatcaaataggaaatagaggtatctgatagatagttatctatcttgatggtatattttgatgtcttttgcttatgaaaaagggtaacaaacaataggtcttagtactcctacatgttccattgggataggagtattcctttgttatttcattttccgagaaaaggtgtgtgtattgtatttatgcttaatgcttcccgattctaccagaaatcttataatcttgttacgagtagattcattggattggttcatcaatagccttaagttaagtcagaattccattttgactctgcgccattgattccactatgattattgatcaataatggaATAATTCCTTCATAGAGATAGGAGACATAATTTATATGGATATAGTAAGTCTCGCTTGGGCTGCTTTA
This window contains:
- the LOC135665136 gene encoding DNA-directed RNA polymerase subunit beta; translated protein: MLRNDGNEGMSTIPGFSQIQFEGFCRFINEGLTEEFHKFPKIEDTDQEIEFKLFVERYQLVEPLINERDAVYESLTYSSELYVPAGLIWKTGRDMQEQTVFIGNIPLMNSLGTFIVNGIYRIVINQILQSPGIYYRSELDHNGISVYTSTIISDWGGRSELEIDRKARIWARVSRKQKISILILSSAMGSNLREILDNVCYPEIFLSFPNDKEKKKIGSKENAILEFYQQFACVGGDPVFSESLCKELQKKFFQQRCELGRIGRRNMNRRLNLDIPQNNTFLLPRDVLAAADHLIGIKFGMGTLDDMNHLKNKRIRSIADLLQDQFGLALVRLENAVRGTICGAIRHKLIPTPQNLVTSTSLTTTYESFFGLHPLSQVLDRTNPLTQIVHGRKLSYLGPGGLTGRTASFRIRDIHPSHYGRICPIDTSEGINVGLIGSLAIHVRIGHWGSIESPFYEISERSKEAQIVYLSPNRDEYYMVAAGNSLALNRGIQEEQVVPARYRQEFLTIAWEQIHLRSIFPFQYFSIGASLIPFIEHNDANRALMSSNMQRQAVPLSQSERCIVGTGLERQTALDSGVSAIAEHEGKIIYTDPHKIILSSNGDTTISISIPLVIYQRSNKNTCMHQKPQVPRGKCIKKGQILADGAATVGGELALGKNVLVAYMPWEGYNSEDAVLISERLVYEDIYTSFHIRKYEIQTHVTSQGPERITKEIPHLEAHLLRNLDRNGVVMLGSWVETGDILVGKLTPQTANESSYAPEDRLLRAILGIQVSTAKETSLKLPIGGRGRVIDVRWIRKKGGSCYNSEMIRVYISQKREIKVGDKVAGRHGNKGIISKILPRQDMPYLQDGTPVDMVFNPLGVPSRMNVGQIFECSLGLAGDLLKRHYRIAPFDERYEQEASRKLVFSELYEASKQTKNPWVFEPEYPGKSRIFDGRTGNPFEQPVLIGKSYILKLIHQVDDKIHGRSSGHYALVTQQPLRGRAKQGGQRVGEMEVWALEGFGVAHILQEMLTYKSDHIRARQEVLGATIIGGRVSNPEDAPESFRLLVRELRSLALELNHFLVSEKNFQINRKEA